In Rhodothermus marinus DSM 4252, a single genomic region encodes these proteins:
- the lptC gene encoding LPS export ABC transporter periplasmic protein LptC, which translates to MKRLLQGTLLVGCLLMAACRQPPAPEVVAAVQAEQEPEQESWQVDYRLSLEGRPRARLLAAHLIRQEFPESTYVVLEGTAEEPVRGWLFTPEGDSSATLRAQRVVYYENARRFEAEGEVEVVTREGRRLLTDRLRWFEDRQRLYAPGFVRLLAPDEQVEGFELDADEQLTSYRLRRVTGRVVIEEETSE; encoded by the coding sequence ATGAAACGCCTGCTACAGGGCACCCTGCTGGTGGGTTGCCTGCTGATGGCCGCCTGCCGACAGCCGCCTGCGCCCGAGGTGGTGGCGGCCGTGCAGGCCGAGCAGGAGCCCGAGCAGGAAAGCTGGCAGGTGGACTATCGGCTTTCGCTGGAGGGGCGTCCCCGGGCACGCCTGCTGGCCGCCCACCTGATCCGTCAGGAATTTCCTGAAAGCACCTACGTGGTGCTCGAAGGAACGGCCGAGGAGCCGGTCCGGGGATGGCTTTTCACGCCGGAGGGAGACTCGAGCGCAACCCTTCGGGCGCAACGGGTCGTGTACTACGAAAACGCCCGCCGCTTCGAGGCCGAAGGTGAGGTGGAGGTGGTCACCCGGGAAGGACGCCGGCTCCTGACCGATCGGCTGCGCTGGTTCGAGGATCGGCAACGGCTTTATGCGCCAGGCTTTGTGCGTCTGCTGGCGCCCGACGAGCAGGTGGAAGGGTTCGAACTGGACGCCGACGAACAGCTTACGAGCTACCGGCTGCGCCGCGTGACCGGCCGCGTCGTTATCGAAGAGGAAACGTCCGAATGA
- the rpsF gene encoding 30S ribosomal protein S6 gives MSEVKNFYELTYIINAALSDDQIKEVIRRVNQYIEEHGGEIVEIDEWGTRRLAYPIQKRRNGYYVNMYFRAPASLIAALERFLEIDEQVLRYLTLRMDAKMLRHYERRKQQAAEAARPRPKDVAVEEEEDVEVEDEGEEEEEEE, from the coding sequence ATGTCGGAAGTGAAAAACTTCTACGAGCTGACCTACATCATCAACGCGGCGCTCAGCGACGACCAGATCAAAGAGGTCATCCGCCGCGTCAACCAGTACATCGAAGAGCACGGCGGCGAGATCGTTGAAATCGACGAGTGGGGCACGCGGCGCCTGGCCTATCCGATCCAGAAGCGGCGGAACGGCTACTATGTGAACATGTACTTCCGGGCGCCCGCCTCGCTGATCGCCGCCCTGGAGCGTTTCCTGGAGATCGACGAGCAGGTGCTGCGTTACCTGACGCTGCGCATGGACGCGAAGATGCTGCGCCACTACGAGCGGCGTAAGCAGCAGGCCGCCGAGGCGGCGCGGCCGCGTCCGAAGGACGTAGCGGTGGAAGAAGAGGAGGATGTCGAAGTGGAGGATGAGGGAGAAGAAGAGGAGGAAGAGGAATAA
- the rpsR gene encoding 30S ribosomal protein S18: protein MARKRDLEYVDYKDVEFLKQFINEQGKILPRRITGVSAKTQRQIARAIKRARHLALLPFVAEAVK from the coding sequence ATGGCACGCAAGCGCGATCTGGAATACGTCGATTACAAGGACGTCGAATTTCTGAAGCAGTTTATCAACGAGCAGGGTAAGATCCTGCCGCGTCGGATCACCGGCGTGTCGGCCAAGACGCAGCGGCAGATCGCCCGGGCCATCAAGCGGGCGCGCCACCTGGCGTTGCTGCCGTTCGTGGCCGAGGCGGTCAAGTAA
- the aroF gene encoding 3-deoxy-7-phosphoheptulonate synthase — protein sequence MVVVMQPGATEAQIQAVIERLNSYGFDVHRSTGVNQTVLGAIGVKPDFDIRHIKVLDGVADVYRVTEPYKFASRTWKKTDTQIEVNGVVIGGPEVVVMAGPCSVESEEQIMATAAHVAAQGATFLRGGAFKPRTSPYSFQGLGEVGLKLLREAADRYGLRVITEVMEVNQIELIYPYTDIFQVGARNMQNFALLKELGKVDKPVFLKRGPAATIEEWLMSAEYVIAHGNPQVILCERGIRTFETQTRNTLDLSAIPVVKQKSHLPIVADPSHGTGLRDKVIPMARAAVAAGADGIMVEVHPDPPSAKSDGPQSLYFDQFTELMRQIRLIAQVIGRTVREPLSETV from the coding sequence ATGGTTGTCGTGATGCAGCCCGGGGCCACTGAGGCCCAGATCCAGGCCGTCATCGAACGGCTTAATTCTTACGGCTTCGACGTGCACCGTTCGACCGGGGTCAATCAGACCGTGCTGGGAGCGATCGGCGTCAAGCCGGACTTTGACATTCGTCATATCAAAGTGCTCGATGGCGTGGCGGACGTTTACCGGGTGACCGAACCGTACAAGTTTGCCAGCCGCACCTGGAAGAAGACGGACACCCAGATCGAAGTCAACGGTGTGGTGATCGGCGGGCCCGAGGTGGTGGTGATGGCGGGGCCGTGCTCCGTCGAAAGCGAGGAGCAGATCATGGCGACGGCGGCGCACGTGGCCGCGCAGGGCGCGACCTTCCTGCGAGGGGGGGCCTTCAAGCCGCGCACCTCGCCCTATTCCTTCCAGGGACTCGGCGAAGTGGGCCTCAAGCTGCTGCGCGAGGCGGCCGACCGCTACGGCCTCCGGGTCATCACGGAAGTGATGGAGGTCAACCAGATCGAGCTGATCTACCCGTACACCGACATCTTCCAGGTGGGCGCCCGCAACATGCAGAACTTCGCCCTGCTCAAGGAGCTGGGCAAGGTGGACAAACCGGTCTTCCTGAAGCGGGGACCGGCGGCCACCATCGAAGAGTGGCTGATGAGCGCCGAGTACGTCATCGCGCACGGCAACCCGCAGGTGATCCTCTGCGAGCGGGGCATCCGTACGTTCGAGACGCAGACGCGCAACACGCTCGATCTTTCGGCCATTCCGGTGGTCAAGCAGAAGAGCCATCTGCCCATCGTGGCCGATCCCAGCCACGGCACGGGCCTGCGCGACAAGGTGATCCCGATGGCGCGGGCGGCCGTGGCGGCGGGCGCCGACGGGATCATGGTGGAGGTGCATCCGGATCCGCCCTCCGCCAAAAGCGACGGGCCCCAGTCGCTCTATTTCGACCAGTTTACCGAACTGATGCGCCAGATCCGGCTTATCGCCCAGGTGATCGGGCGGACGGTCCGCGAGCCGCTCTCGGAAACCGTCTGA
- the prfA gene encoding peptide chain release factor 1 — translation MIPKEPLEEIKRRYEEVTQALSDPEVAADPKRLAELGREHASLRAVVEAIEAYERLLAEQESLRELIRTESDPELIRMARHELEELEERLPAVEEDLRLRLIPQDEMDRRNAIVEIRAGTGGDEAALFAGDLFRMYSRFAERKGWKLEVLDASPGTVGGFKEIIFSLKGPDVYGTMKYESGVHRVQRVPATESQGRIHTSAASVVVLPEAEEVDVEIRPEDLRIDVFRASGPGGQHVNRTESAVRITHVPTGIVVACQDEKSQHQNREKALRILRARLYELEQERQRAERDAVRRASIKTGDRSAKIRTYNFPQDRVTDHRLEGDLKNWPLHRIIEGELDELINALRTAEHAERLAQLKA, via the coding sequence ATGATCCCGAAAGAGCCGCTGGAGGAAATCAAACGCCGTTACGAGGAAGTCACGCAGGCGCTGTCGGACCCGGAGGTGGCCGCCGATCCGAAGCGGCTGGCCGAGCTGGGACGCGAGCACGCCAGCTTGCGCGCCGTCGTCGAAGCGATCGAAGCCTACGAGCGCCTGCTGGCCGAGCAGGAGAGCCTGCGCGAGCTGATCCGCACCGAGTCGGACCCAGAATTGATCCGCATGGCCCGGCATGAGCTGGAAGAACTGGAGGAGCGGTTGCCGGCCGTCGAGGAAGACCTGCGATTGCGCCTGATCCCCCAGGACGAAATGGATCGGCGCAACGCCATTGTGGAAATCCGGGCCGGCACGGGCGGCGACGAGGCGGCGCTGTTTGCCGGCGATCTGTTCCGCATGTACAGCCGTTTTGCCGAGCGCAAGGGCTGGAAGCTGGAAGTGCTCGACGCCTCGCCGGGCACGGTGGGCGGCTTCAAAGAAATCATTTTCAGCCTGAAGGGGCCGGACGTCTACGGCACCATGAAGTACGAAAGCGGCGTGCATCGCGTGCAGCGCGTGCCCGCCACCGAATCGCAGGGGCGCATCCACACTTCGGCCGCCAGCGTAGTGGTGCTGCCCGAGGCCGAAGAGGTGGACGTGGAGATCCGGCCCGAAGACCTGCGCATCGACGTGTTCCGGGCCAGCGGTCCCGGCGGCCAGCACGTCAACCGCACCGAGTCGGCCGTCCGCATCACGCACGTTCCGACCGGGATCGTCGTCGCCTGCCAGGACGAAAAAAGCCAGCACCAGAACAGGGAAAAGGCGCTGCGCATCCTGCGCGCGCGCCTGTACGAACTGGAGCAGGAACGCCAGCGGGCCGAACGCGACGCGGTGCGACGGGCTTCCATCAAAACCGGCGACCGTTCGGCCAAAATTCGCACCTACAACTTCCCGCAGGATCGCGTGACCGACCACCGCCTCGAAGGCGATCTGAAGAACTGGCCGCTGCACCGCATCATCGAAGGCGAACTGGACGAGCTGATCAACGCGCTGCGCACGGCCGAGCACGCCGAGCGCCTGGCCCAGCTCAAGGCCTAA
- the glmS gene encoding glutamine--fructose-6-phosphate transaminase (isomerizing): MCGIVGYIGHRPAAELLLNGLKRLEYRGYDSAGIAVVGDGRLQVYKQKGKVNDLAAALRERLPEGTLGIGHTRWATHGEPNDVNAHPHVSSDGDFALVHNGIIENYAALRKRLQQKGYVFRSETDTEALVHLIDDVRRATGLPLPEAVRQALTQVVGTYGLAIVSASDPDLLIAARKGSPLILGVGEGEYFLASDAAPIVEHTRQVVYLNDGEVVIVRRSGYEVRTIDNVLLEKEVHELEWDLEQIEKGGYPHFMLKEIMEQPEALENCLRGRLDLQHNTVKLGGLIDVMDRIWAADRIIICACGTSWHAGLVGEYLIEEFARIPVEVEYASEFRYRNPVLRPNDVVIAISQSGETADTLAAVREAKRQGVLTLGICNVVGSTIARETDAGVYLHVGPEIGVASTKAFTAQVAVLTMLALKLAEGRTLSEAEMAQALRALAEIPDKVRQVLTLDEEIRRIAHVYRYASNFLYLGRGYNFPVALEGALKLKEISYIHAEGYPAAEMKHGPIALIDRFMPVVFIAMKDRTYDKVVSNIEEVVARQGSVIAITDEGNGELDKLCEYVIRIPPAPDFLTPLLTVIPLQLLAYHIAVMRGCNVDQPRNLAKSVTVE; encoded by the coding sequence ATGTGTGGAATTGTCGGATACATCGGCCATCGTCCGGCCGCCGAGCTGTTGCTCAACGGCCTCAAGCGCCTGGAATATCGCGGCTACGATTCGGCCGGCATTGCCGTGGTGGGCGACGGCCGGCTTCAGGTGTACAAGCAGAAGGGCAAGGTGAATGATCTGGCGGCTGCCCTGCGGGAGCGGCTGCCGGAAGGCACGCTGGGAATTGGCCACACTCGCTGGGCCACGCACGGCGAGCCCAACGACGTCAACGCGCATCCGCACGTCAGCAGCGACGGCGACTTTGCGCTGGTGCACAACGGCATCATCGAAAACTATGCGGCGCTACGCAAACGCCTGCAGCAGAAGGGCTACGTGTTCCGGAGCGAGACCGACACGGAAGCCCTCGTGCACCTGATCGACGACGTGCGCCGCGCCACGGGCCTGCCGCTGCCGGAAGCCGTCCGCCAGGCGCTCACGCAGGTAGTGGGGACCTACGGACTGGCCATCGTGTCGGCCTCGGACCCAGACCTGCTGATCGCCGCCCGGAAGGGGAGTCCGCTGATTCTGGGCGTCGGCGAGGGCGAGTACTTCCTGGCCTCCGATGCCGCGCCCATCGTGGAGCATACGCGCCAGGTGGTTTACCTGAACGACGGCGAGGTGGTGATTGTGCGCCGCAGCGGCTACGAAGTACGCACGATCGACAACGTGCTGCTCGAAAAGGAAGTCCACGAGCTGGAGTGGGACCTGGAGCAGATCGAAAAGGGCGGCTATCCCCACTTCATGCTCAAGGAGATCATGGAGCAGCCCGAGGCGCTGGAAAACTGTCTGCGCGGACGGCTCGACCTGCAGCACAACACGGTGAAGCTGGGCGGGCTCATCGATGTAATGGACCGCATCTGGGCGGCCGACCGCATCATCATCTGCGCCTGTGGCACTTCGTGGCATGCCGGACTGGTGGGCGAGTACCTGATCGAAGAATTTGCCCGCATTCCCGTCGAAGTGGAGTATGCCAGCGAATTTCGCTATCGCAATCCCGTGCTGCGGCCCAACGACGTGGTGATTGCCATCTCGCAGAGTGGCGAGACGGCCGACACGCTGGCCGCCGTGCGCGAGGCCAAACGACAGGGCGTGCTGACGCTGGGCATCTGCAACGTGGTCGGCTCAACGATCGCCCGCGAGACGGACGCCGGCGTCTACCTCCACGTCGGCCCTGAAATCGGCGTGGCCTCGACCAAAGCGTTCACGGCGCAGGTGGCCGTGCTGACCATGCTGGCGCTCAAGCTGGCCGAGGGACGCACGCTCTCGGAAGCCGAAATGGCGCAGGCGCTGCGGGCGCTGGCCGAGATTCCCGATAAGGTGCGCCAGGTGCTCACGCTCGACGAGGAGATTCGGCGCATCGCCCACGTCTACCGCTACGCGTCCAACTTCCTGTACCTTGGCCGCGGCTACAACTTCCCGGTGGCGCTCGAAGGCGCGCTGAAGCTCAAGGAAATCTCCTACATCCACGCCGAGGGCTATCCGGCCGCCGAGATGAAGCACGGGCCGATCGCGCTCATCGACCGCTTCATGCCCGTGGTCTTCATCGCCATGAAAGACCGCACCTACGATAAGGTGGTCTCGAACATCGAAGAGGTAGTGGCCCGCCAGGGTTCGGTCATCGCCATCACCGACGAAGGCAACGGCGAGCTGGACAAGCTCTGCGAGTACGTCATCCGCATTCCACCGGCGCCGGACTTCCTGACGCCGCTCCTGACGGTGATTCCGCTGCAACTGCTGGCCTATCACATCGCCGTCATGCGAGGGTGCAACGTGGACCAGCCGCGCAACCTGGCCAAGAGCGTGACGGTGGAGTAG
- the thiI gene encoding tRNA uracil 4-sulfurtransferase ThiI, with product MVEQTTGERSRALLFLRPASELTLKSSRTRRRFQQLLVRNLKDALRSQEIPFRFVGSWSWFLIETEAPLQAIEALRHVPGIGPIMPVELVTGTSLEEIVQRGAEAFAERVRGRRFAVRARRRGDHPYRSRDIEVELGAALRPFAERVDLTNPEVTVHVEVREDRAYFYTTIIKGLGGLPIGSQGQALVLISGGFDSAVAAWLAMRRGVSVDYLFCNLGGKAYERAVLQVAKVLADAWSFGTRPRFYSVDFGPVVDEMRRHVRPAYWQVVLKRLMYRAGEAVARRTEALALITGESLGQVSSQTLKNLQAIEAGTSLPVLRPLLTYDKEEIINLARKIGTATLSERVREYCALPPDRPVTATRPEAVDAEMARIDLSVLDQAVASAEVYDLRSLSASELVTPYLFIEEIPEGAVVIDCQSEALYEHWHYPGALHMDPWQLLQQFRHLDRDRAYVLYCPRGLQSAYVAEVMQRAGYEAYSFKGGVPALRAYARARGIEVPEL from the coding sequence ATGGTCGAGCAAACCACCGGCGAACGTTCCCGGGCGCTGCTGTTTCTGCGGCCGGCTTCGGAGCTGACGCTCAAGTCGAGCCGGACCCGCCGGCGCTTCCAGCAACTGCTGGTGCGCAACCTGAAAGACGCGCTGCGCAGCCAGGAGATTCCGTTTCGCTTCGTGGGCTCCTGGAGCTGGTTTCTGATCGAGACGGAGGCGCCGCTTCAGGCCATCGAGGCACTACGCCACGTGCCGGGCATCGGACCGATTATGCCGGTGGAACTGGTCACCGGCACGTCGCTGGAGGAGATCGTGCAGCGCGGGGCTGAGGCGTTTGCCGAGCGCGTGCGCGGCCGTCGCTTTGCCGTGCGCGCCCGGCGGCGGGGCGACCATCCCTACCGCTCCCGGGACATCGAGGTCGAACTCGGCGCAGCATTGCGCCCCTTCGCGGAGCGGGTCGATCTGACCAATCCGGAAGTGACGGTGCATGTGGAAGTGCGGGAAGACCGCGCCTACTTCTACACCACCATCATCAAAGGCCTGGGTGGCCTCCCGATCGGAAGCCAGGGGCAGGCGCTGGTGCTCATCTCCGGCGGCTTCGACTCGGCCGTGGCGGCCTGGCTGGCCATGCGGCGTGGGGTGTCCGTCGATTACCTGTTCTGCAACCTGGGCGGCAAAGCCTACGAACGGGCCGTGCTGCAGGTGGCCAAAGTGCTGGCCGACGCCTGGAGCTTCGGCACGCGCCCCCGCTTCTATTCGGTGGACTTCGGGCCGGTCGTCGATGAAATGCGCCGCCATGTGCGCCCCGCCTACTGGCAGGTGGTACTCAAGCGGTTGATGTACCGGGCCGGCGAAGCCGTGGCCCGCCGGACCGAAGCGCTGGCGCTCATCACCGGTGAATCGCTTGGCCAGGTCTCCTCACAGACACTCAAAAACCTGCAGGCCATCGAGGCAGGCACCTCGCTGCCCGTATTGCGCCCGCTGCTGACCTACGACAAGGAGGAGATCATCAATCTGGCCCGGAAGATCGGCACGGCCACGCTCTCGGAGCGCGTGCGCGAATACTGTGCGCTGCCCCCCGATCGGCCCGTGACGGCCACGCGTCCCGAAGCCGTCGATGCCGAAATGGCCAGAATCGATCTCTCGGTACTCGACCAGGCCGTCGCCTCAGCCGAAGTGTACGATCTGCGTTCGCTCTCAGCCTCGGAACTGGTGACCCCCTACCTGTTCATCGAGGAAATCCCGGAAGGTGCCGTGGTCATCGATTGCCAGAGCGAGGCGCTTTACGAACACTGGCACTATCCGGGCGCCCTGCACATGGATCCCTGGCAGCTCCTGCAGCAGTTCCGGCACCTGGACCGCGATCGCGCCTACGTGCTCTATTGCCCGCGCGGATTGCAATCGGCCTACGTGGCCGAGGTCATGCAGCGGGCCGGCTACGAAGCCTACTCGTTCAAGGGCGGCGTGCCGGCCCTCAGGGCCTATGCCCGAGCACGGGGCATCGAAGTGCCCGAGCTTTAA
- the rplI gene encoding 50S ribosomal protein L9 — MKVLLLQDVEKLGLEGEVVTVKDGYGRNYLIPKGLAIEATPSVLKDLEERRRQQARKLARQREEAQRMAEELAKTEVVIRAKVGEENRIFGTVTSTQVADYLAQKGFKIDRRRIEMPEDIRMLGVYTARVKLHPEVVAQIKIRVEPETAES; from the coding sequence ATGAAAGTACTTCTGTTGCAGGACGTAGAGAAGCTGGGCCTGGAGGGAGAGGTGGTGACCGTCAAAGACGGCTACGGACGGAACTACCTGATCCCGAAGGGTCTGGCCATCGAGGCGACGCCGAGCGTGCTCAAGGACCTGGAAGAGCGGCGCCGCCAGCAGGCGCGTAAGCTGGCCCGCCAGCGGGAAGAAGCCCAGCGCATGGCCGAGGAGCTGGCGAAGACCGAAGTGGTCATCCGGGCCAAAGTCGGCGAGGAGAACCGCATCTTCGGGACGGTTACCTCGACGCAGGTGGCCGACTATCTGGCGCAGAAAGGCTTCAAGATCGACCGGCGTCGCATCGAGATGCCCGAAGACATCCGCATGCTGGGCGTCTACACGGCGCGTGTCAAGCTCCATCCCGAAGTAGTGGCGCAGATCAAGATCCGCGTCGAGCCGGAGACGGCCGAAAGCTGA
- a CDS encoding OstA-like protein — MSARLLLLLLMGWGLAPALRAQPADTSRRPVSLQADSLVGGVDAAGRRFRELIGRVFLQQDSTRLWAERATQWPEERRIRFVGNVRIVERGDSLRADTIYYDSRQKVGRAIGRVRLWDGTVTVEAPLGWYYTREKRAVFEAGVRLADSAAVLTSQRGVYWSDEKRAEFYGNVRLTGENRYLEADTVVYFRDTEVALAQGRVFIEQQDTSEDGTVTRTLLLGRQAFNNEQTGYSRLTGRPLLVLLRPDSTGRVDTLLVRAGQLHFTRQDSLRRLVAVDSVQLWQRRLAARADSLVYDRIVQDGEVVWEEVRLFGDPIAWFEETQVFGDTLWLHGSGERDTLRVFPNAFVVQRDTVLDRLQQLKGRRLVGYFEQDSLRQLVVAPNAEAIYYLRDRNDSLRGAVRVSGDEITFWFAGDRVRRVRVQGGVQGVQYDRDRIPEPFQLEGFRWVPELRPDPADLLRESWIRQRLRTAPEWRRPSPPVMPASNPTAYERAGNH; from the coding sequence ATGAGCGCACGTCTGCTCCTGCTACTGCTGATGGGATGGGGACTTGCCCCGGCGCTCCGGGCCCAGCCGGCCGACACGAGCCGTCGCCCGGTATCGCTCCAGGCCGATTCGCTGGTCGGAGGTGTAGATGCGGCCGGCCGGCGCTTCCGTGAGCTGATCGGACGTGTTTTTCTCCAACAGGATTCGACACGACTCTGGGCCGAGCGCGCCACGCAATGGCCCGAGGAGCGGCGCATTCGCTTCGTGGGAAACGTGCGCATCGTGGAGCGCGGCGACTCGCTCCGGGCCGACACGATCTACTACGACAGCCGCCAGAAGGTCGGGCGCGCCATCGGGCGCGTGCGGCTCTGGGATGGCACGGTAACGGTGGAGGCCCCGCTGGGCTGGTACTACACCCGGGAGAAACGGGCAGTCTTCGAAGCCGGCGTGCGGCTGGCCGACAGTGCCGCCGTGCTCACCAGCCAGCGCGGCGTGTACTGGTCCGACGAAAAGCGGGCGGAATTCTATGGAAACGTGCGGCTTACAGGCGAAAACCGTTATCTGGAGGCCGACACGGTCGTCTACTTTCGCGACACCGAAGTAGCGCTGGCGCAGGGGCGTGTCTTTATCGAACAGCAGGATACGTCCGAAGACGGGACGGTCACGCGTACGCTGCTTTTGGGGCGCCAGGCCTTCAACAACGAGCAGACCGGCTACAGTCGGTTGACGGGACGGCCGCTGCTGGTGCTGTTGCGGCCGGATTCCACCGGCCGGGTCGATACGCTGCTCGTGCGGGCTGGCCAGTTGCACTTTACGCGACAGGATTCGTTGCGACGACTGGTGGCCGTCGATTCCGTGCAACTCTGGCAGCGACGGCTGGCCGCCCGCGCCGACTCGCTGGTGTACGACCGCATCGTTCAAGACGGCGAGGTGGTGTGGGAGGAAGTGCGTCTGTTCGGTGATCCGATCGCCTGGTTCGAGGAAACCCAGGTCTTCGGCGATACGCTCTGGCTGCACGGTAGCGGCGAGCGCGACACGCTACGGGTCTTCCCGAATGCCTTTGTCGTGCAGCGCGACACGGTACTCGACCGCCTCCAGCAGCTCAAAGGGCGGCGACTGGTAGGCTATTTCGAGCAGGATTCGCTTCGCCAGCTTGTGGTCGCCCCCAACGCCGAGGCGATCTACTACCTGCGCGATCGGAACGACTCGCTCCGGGGAGCCGTGCGCGTCTCCGGCGACGAGATCACCTTCTGGTTTGCTGGCGACCGGGTGCGGCGGGTGCGGGTGCAGGGGGGCGTGCAGGGCGTGCAGTACGACCGCGACCGAATTCCGGAGCCCTTCCAGCTCGAGGGCTTTCGCTGGGTGCCGGAACTTCGGCCCGATCCGGCCGATTTGCTTCGGGAAAGCTGGATCCGGCAGCGGCTGCGCACCGCACCGGAATGGCGGCGGCCTTCGCCGCCGGTGATGCCGGCCTCGAATCCTACCGCCTATGAACGCGCCGGAAACCACTGA
- the lptB gene encoding LPS export ABC transporter ATP-binding protein → MNAPETTELRAEGLFKRYRKRFVVQDVSLRVRQGEIVGLLGPNGAGKTTTFYMIVGMVRPNAGKIFLGDREITHLPMYRRARLGVGYLAQEASIFRQLTVEENLEAVLEFQPLSRAERRARVEQLLQEFGLERVRRSKGYMLSGGERRRTEIARALATRPRFLLLDEPFAGIDPIAVEELMALVADLRARGIGVLITDHNVHETLAITDRAYLLYEGHIFQHGTAEELAADPEVRRRYLGEKFTLERYR, encoded by the coding sequence ATGAACGCGCCGGAAACCACTGAGCTGCGAGCCGAAGGGCTTTTCAAGCGCTATCGCAAGCGCTTTGTCGTGCAGGACGTCAGCCTGCGGGTCCGCCAGGGCGAAATCGTGGGACTGCTCGGTCCGAACGGGGCCGGCAAGACGACCACTTTTTACATGATCGTGGGCATGGTGCGGCCCAACGCTGGCAAAATTTTCCTGGGCGACCGGGAGATCACGCACCTGCCCATGTACCGACGGGCGCGGCTGGGCGTGGGCTATCTGGCCCAGGAGGCGTCGATCTTTCGTCAGCTGACCGTCGAAGAAAATCTGGAGGCCGTGCTGGAATTCCAGCCGCTGAGCCGGGCCGAACGGCGGGCCCGGGTAGAGCAGTTGCTGCAGGAATTCGGGCTGGAGCGCGTGCGTCGTTCGAAGGGCTACATGCTCTCGGGCGGCGAGCGGCGGCGGACGGAAATCGCCCGGGCGCTGGCCACCCGGCCCCGTTTTCTGCTGCTGGATGAGCCTTTTGCCGGAATCGACCCGATCGCCGTCGAAGAACTCATGGCGCTGGTGGCCGATCTGCGGGCGCGCGGCATCGGCGTGCTCATCACCGATCACAACGTGCACGAAACGCTGGCCATCACCGACCGCGCCTATCTGCTCTACGAAGGACACATCTTTCAACACGGCACCGCCGAAGAACTGGCCGCCGATCCCGAAGTGCGCCGCCGCTATCTGGGCGAAAAGTTCACGCTGGAACGCTACCGCTGA